The following coding sequences are from one Triticum dicoccoides isolate Atlit2015 ecotype Zavitan chromosome 4A, WEW_v2.0, whole genome shotgun sequence window:
- the LOC119283438 gene encoding uncharacterized protein LOC119283438 encodes MPGFHVYPQASCLSGECSPDVSMVAPSTPAPAPIDLNATPVAGGSSSGGARKRARQMPADVLSDARNLFDGMPAAGDEDYMQNLIFEGGAPGVGYDPDESQSQDGHGAFTPGAGYDPDQAVFMRDQVGMDLDGFPLDHEFPDDYGQEEEDEYAIEVEPLFEDELANQAAGPKPKRKSKRTKSYAAAEDKLLSRNEPWFKKMQADMLKFTDE; translated from the exons ATGCCCGGCTTCCACGTGTACCCGCAGGCTTCCTGCCTCTCCGGGGAGTGCTCGCCCGACGTGAGCATGGTGgcgccttccacgcccgcgcccgcgcccatcgacctcaacgccacaccGGTGGCCGGTGGCTCGTCATCCGGAGGCGCGAGGAAACGCGCGCGGCAGATGCCGGCCGACGTGTTGTCGGACGCCCGCAACCTGTTCGACGGAATgccggccgccggcgacgaggactACATGCAAAACCTCATCTTCGAGGGCGGTGCACCGGGCGTTGGCTACGATCCCGACGAGAGTCAAAGCCAGGATGGCCACGGGGCGTTCACGCCGGGCGCTGGCTATGATCCCGATCAGGCGGtcttcatgcgtgatcaggtcggcatGGACCTGGACGGCTTCCCACTTGACCACGAGTTTCCGGATGACTATgggcaagaggaagaggacgagtacGCTATCGAagtggagcctttgttcgaggacgagctcgccaaccaagccgccgggccgaagccgaagcgcaagagcaagcggaCGAAGTCATACGCGGCAgccgaggacaagcttcttt CAAGGAATGAGCCGTGGTTcaagaagatgcaggccgacatgctcaagttcaccgACGAGTGA